A DNA window from Pogona vitticeps strain Pit_001003342236 chromosome 2, PviZW2.1, whole genome shotgun sequence contains the following coding sequences:
- the LOC110070393 gene encoding uncharacterized protein LOC110070393 isoform X1, whose product MGPVTFEEVAVSFTQEEWTLLDPGQKALHQEVMEENWRIISSLDRLIRKNLCLKCGKSFTHKLELAKHQRTHAEEESHIRDKSYECIVCGRHFAMKIALMLHKRVHAGKKQSVGNVSGKHLDSDLHFLSRPRVDTREKLYKCQECGKCFAKNSNLVCHQRVHTGEKPYICQKCGKRFAQSSPLVIHQRIHTGEKPYKCRECGKCFAQNSSLVNHRRVHTGEKPYKCNECGKCFAQISQFVIHKRIHTGEKPYKCNECGKCFVQNSQFVSHKRIHTGEKPYKCLECGKCFAQNSQFVSHKRIHTGEKPYKCQECGKCFAVNSTLLNHKIVHTGETPYKCQECGKCFTKNSTLVNHNRIHTGEKPYKCQECGKYFAHYSQFLNHKRVHTGEKPYKCQECEKCFALSSLLVKHKRIHTGEKPYKCPECGKCFTQNSQLVNHNRIHTGEKPYKCQECAKCFSRNSTLVIHKRVHTREKPYKCQECEKCFATSSQLFKHKRVHTGERPYNCHKCGKCFVENSNLVNHERVHTGERPYKCQECGKCFSQYSTLVNHKRVHTGEKPYKCLECGKCFARNSDLESHKRVHTGEKPYKCQECGKCFAHISNLVSHKRIHTGEKLYKCQECGKCFGQNSHLTRHKRISAGKKLVKSQ is encoded by the exons ATG ggtccagtgacctttgaggaggtggccgtgTCCTTCACCCAGGAGGAATGGACACTGCTGGATCCTGGCCAGAAGGCCCTCCaccaggaagtcatggaggagaactggaGAATAATATCCTCTCTCG ATCGCTTGATTCGGAAAAATTTATGTCtcaaatgtggaaagagttttacaCACAAGTTAGAGCTAGCCAAACACCAGAGAACCCACGCTGAAGAAGAAAGCCATATCCGAGACAAGTCCTACGAATGCATTGTGTGTGGAAGACATTTTGCCATGAAGATAGCATTGATGCTTCACAAAAGGGTCCACGCTGGAAAGAAGCAGTCTGTAGGCAACGTGTCTGGGAAACATTTAGATAGCGACTTACACTTTTTGAGCCGTCCAAGAGTCGACACAAGAGAGAAActgtacaaatgtcaggagtgtgggaagtgttttgctaAGAATTCAAACCTTGTGTGCCAtcaaagagtccacacaggagaaaaaccatacataTGCCAGAAATGTGGGAAGCGTTTTGCTCAGAGTTCACCTCTTGTGAttcatcagagaatccacacaggagagaaaccgtacaaatgccgggaatgtgggaaatgttttgctcagaattcaagcCTTGTGAACCATAGgagggtccacacaggagagaaaccgtacaaatgcaatgagtgtgggaaatgttttgctcagatttCACAGTTTGTGATTCATaagagaattcacacaggagagaaaccgtacaaatgcaatgaatgtgggaaatgttttgttcaaaATTCACAGTTTGTGAGTCATAAGAGAATACACaccggagagaaaccctacaaatgcctggagtgtgggaaatgtttcgctCAGAATTCACAGTTTGTGAGtcataagagaatccacacaggagagaaaccatacaaatgtcaggagtgtgggaagtgttttgcaGTGAATTCAACCCTTCTGAATCATAAGATTGTTCACACTGGAGAGacaccatacaaatgtcaggagtgtgggaaatgttttactaaGAATTCAACTCTTGTGAATCATaacagaatccacacaggagagaaaccatacaaatgtcaagagtgtgggaaatattttgcccACTATTCACAATTTTTGAATCATAAgagagtccatacaggagagaaaccatataaatgccaagagtgtgagaaatgttttgctctCAGTTCACTTCTTGTAAAgcataagagaatccacacaggagagaaaccatacaaatgcccagagtgtgggaaatgttttacacAGAATTCACAGTTAGTGAACCATaacagaatccacacaggagagaaaccatataaatgccaagagtgtgCGAAATGTTTTTCTCGAAATTCAACCCTTGTGAtccataagagagtccacacaagagagaaaccgtataaatgccaggaatgtgagaaatgttttgctacgAGTTCACAGCTTTTTAagcataagagagtccacacaggagagaggcCATATAATTGCCacaagtgtgggaaatgttttgttgaGAATTCAAACCTTGTGAATCATgagagagttcacacaggagagagaccgtacaagtgccaggagtgtgggaagtgtttttcTCAGTATTCGACCCTTGTGAaccataagagagtccacacaggagagaaaccgtacaaatgccttgagtgtgggaaatgttttgctagaAATTCAGATCTTGAGAGTCATAAgagagtccatacaggagagaaaccatacaagtgccaggagtgtgggaaatgttttgctcacattTCAAACCTTGTGAGTCATaagagaattcacacaggagagaaattgtacaaatgccaggaatgtgggaaatgttttggtcAGAATTCACACCTTACAAGACATAAAAGAATCAGTGCAGGAAAGAAACTGGTCAAATCCCAGTaa